In the Bdellovibrionales bacterium CG10_big_fil_rev_8_21_14_0_10_45_34 genome, CTAATGAAGTTAGTTTGTGTTTATGCGGTCGACGGAGGTTTGTGGAATTCTGTCTTGGGTGTCGCGCATAAAATGATCTCGCCCAAAACCTACGGTTGCACTCTTTGCAGTCTCACTCACGGTGCTCTTTCTGAGAAGAAACAGTGGAAGCAATTTCGTGAAAAACTTGGAACAGAGATGGAGTTCTTACATAAAGATGAGTTTACCGCGCGCTACCGGCATGTTGATTCTCTATTGCCGGCGGTGTTCTTAGACAATTCCGATCAACTGCAACCACTCATCGACTGTGAAGAAATCAAAGAATGTAAAGACGTCGAAACCTTTATTAAGCTAATCACCTCCCGCTTAGGCAGTGAATGCAAATTGGCGAAGCGGTGATTCTTTAATTGGTTTTACATCACCGACAAAAACGCGAAGCTGTTTGCTTGGCTCTTGCCTAGAAACACTTAAGAAGGTATCAAATCCTTTCTCAGTAAGTCTTAACGGGCTGGAGAGGGCAGTGAGTGCATCAATCAGCCAACCAATGG is a window encoding:
- a CDS encoding GTPase — protein: MKLVCVYAVDGGLWNSVLGVAHKMISPKTYGCTLCSLTHGALSEKKQWKQFREKLGTEMEFLHKDEFTARYRHVDSLLPAVFLDNSDQLQPLIDCEEIKECKDVETFIKLITSRLGSECKLAKR